In Primulina huaijiensis isolate GDHJ02 chromosome 6, ASM1229523v2, whole genome shotgun sequence, a single window of DNA contains:
- the LOC140977988 gene encoding uncharacterized protein: MQSNCIREASSTCLHACCVNPLLGLPDPRSSPPKTAANPRADFATAVLSSIQPNTFFTNHETLPSLTESVSCLQKALPQYLNTILADKIRAQEYYHLSLSNHVCLDYIGQGLFSYSQRQDCNPTAEIASSSSSVAVSPSQGEMDVPFFDISYKSANLSSCLLYGCQESEFEGRTRKRILRYMNVLEEDYTLVFTANQSSAFRLLADSYPFMSNQNLLTVYDYENEAVEAMIDTAKRKGARTLSAVFSWPSFRVNSKRLRKMIVTKSKPKNRGLFVFPLQSRVTGSQYSYQWMNLARENGWHVLLDACALGAKEMETLGLSLFQPDFLIGSFFKIFGENPSGFCSLIVKKSSISELRQSSTSMGIVSLIPAKGPFENLVFDQTIHQTPSSSTSHQNRNQESPVNGTNSKQKQPLFSEIMEVDKKIDDSGDSGIEFRGLDHADKLGLILISSRNRCLINWLLNALLCLRHPHSGNGIPLIRIFGPKIKLNRGASIAFNVYDWKGERVDPILVQKLADRNKISVSCGFLKNILPSENFQEEKEKMLEKSKNGKQDYGLGVVSISIGFQTNFEDVYRLWSFVSRFLDADFVEKERWRYTALNQTTVEV; this comes from the coding sequence ATGCAATCAAATTGCATCAGAGAAGCATCAAGTACATGTCTCCACGCTTGTTGTGTAAATCCTCTGCTTGGCTTGCCTGATCCTCGTAGTTCTCCTCCTAAGACTGCAGCAAATCCTCGTGCTGATTTCGCCACTGCCGTACTCTCCTCTATTCAACCCAACACCTTTTTCACTAACCATGAAACTCTTCCCTCGTTAACCGAATCGGTTTCTTGCCTACAAAAGGCCTTGCCACAGTACTTGAATACCATTCTAGCCGATAAAATTCGAGCTCAGGAATACTACCATCTTTCCCTCTCGAATCATGTTTGTCTTGATTACATTGGCCAAGGCCTTTTCTCGTACTCCCAACGACAAGATTGTAATCCAACAGCTGAAATTGCCTCATCATCTTCATCCGTAGCAGTATCACCTTCCCAGGGTGAAATGGATGTGCCCTTCTTCGATATTTCATACAAGTCAGCGAACTTGAGTTCTTGCTTACTTTATGGGTGCCAAGAATCGGAATTTGAAGGCAGAACGCGAAAAAGAATCTTGAGATACATGAATGTGCTTGAAGAGGACTACACGTTAGTTTTCACAGCTAACCAGTCATCAGCATTTAGGCTTCTCGCAGACTCTTATCCCTTCATGTCTAATCAAAACCTTCTCACAGTGTATGACTATGAGAATGAGGCTGTGGAAGCAATGATCGATACCGCAAAGAGGAAAGGTGCCCGAACACTGTCAGCTGTGTTTTCATGGCCTAGTTTCAGGGTCAACTCAAAAAGATTGAGAAAAATGATCGTGACGAAAAGTAAGCCAAAAAACCGAGGATTATTCGTTTTCCCCCTTCAATCTAGGGTGACCGGATCACAGTATTCTTATCAATGGATGAATCTAGCAAGAGAAAATGGATGGCATGTGTTGCTTGATGCGTGTGCATTAGGTGCCAAGGAAATGGAAACCTTAGGCCTCTCTCTTTTCCAACCAGATTTCCTAATTGGATcgtttttcaagatttttgggGAAAATCCATCAGGGTTTTGCAGCCTGATTGTCAAGAAATCCAGTATCTCAGAATTGAGACAATCCTCCACGAGCATGGGAATTGTCAGCCTAATTCCAGCAAAGGGGCCATTTGAAAATTTAGTCTTTGATCAGACCATTCATCAAACACCTTCTAGCTCAACTTCCCACCAGAACAGAAATCAAGAATCTCCAGTAAACGGTACCAATAGCAAGCAGAAACAGCCGTTATTTTCCGAAATAATGGAGGTGGACAAAAAAATTGATGACTCTGGCGATTCAGGAATCGAATTCCGCGGCTTAGATCACGCAGACAAATTAGGCCTAATCCTAATCAGCAGCAGAAACAGATGCCTTATAAATTGGCTACTAAACGCATTGCTTTGTCTCAGGCACCCACATTCAGGAAACGGTATTCCTCTTATCAGAATTTTCGGTCCCAAAATCAAACTAAACCGTGGCGCATCAATAGCATTCAACGTATACGACTGGAAAGGCGAAAGGGTCGACCCCATTTTAGTACAGAAACTGGCCGATCGAAACAAAATTTCTGTTTCTTGTGGGTTCCTGAAAAACATACTGCCCTCTGaaaattttcaagaagaaaaggaaaaaatgcTGGAAAAATCGAAGAACGGGAAGCAAGATTACGGTTTAGGAGTGGTATCGATTTCAATAGGGTTCCAAACAAATTTCGAAGATGTGTACAGATTGTGGAGCTTCGTTTCCAGGTTTCTTGACGCAGATTTCGTGGAGAAAGAACGGTGGCGCTACACTGCTCTCAATCAGACAACCGTTGAGGTGTAG
- the LOC140977991 gene encoding hydroxymethylglutaryl-CoA synthase-like: MALQPKNVGILAMEVYFPRTCIQQEVLEAHDGASKGKYTIGLGQDCMAFCTDVEDVISMSLTAVSSLLEKYGVDPKQNGRLEVGGETVLDKSKSIKTFLMPIFEKCGNTDIEGVDSTNACYGGTAALFNCVNWVESSSWDGRYGLVVCTDSAVYAEGPARPTGGAAAIAMLIGPNAPISFESKLRASHMAHAYDFYKPDLASEYPVVDGKLSQTCYLMALDSCYKSLCDKYEKLEGKQFSVSDVDYFVFHSPYNKLVQKSFARLLFNDFLRSASSINESAKEKLAPFASLTSDESYQSRDLEKASQQVAKPFYDSKVQPSTLVPNQVGNMYTASIYAAFASLIHNKHSTLAGQRVMLFSYGSGLSSSMFSVRLNEVQLPFNLSNIASVMNISEKLKSRQEFPPEKFVETMKVMEHRYGGKDFVTSKDCSVLAPGTYYLTEVDSKYRRFYSKKASENGTLANGH, from the exons ATGGCCCTGCAACCCAAGAACGTTGGAATTCTCGCCATGGAAGTTTACTTTCCTCGTACTTGCATCCAGCAG GAAGTGCTGGAGGCTCATGATGGAGCAAGCAAGGGTAAATATACAATTGGGCTTGGCCAAGATTGCATGGCATTTTGTACTGATGTTGAAGATGTGATCTCCATGAG TTTGACCGCTGTCTCTTCACTCCTTGAGAAGTATGGGGTTGATCCAAAGCAGAATGGTCGTCTGGAAGTTGGAGGTGAGACCGTACTTGATAAGAGCAAATCCATTAAAACCTTCTTGATGCCTATTTTTGAG AAATGTGGAAATACTGACATAGAAGGTGTTGATTCGACCAATGCGTGCTATGGAGGAACTGCTGCTTTGTTTAACTGTGTGAATTGGGTGGAAAGTAGTTCGTGGGATGGACGATATGGCCTCGTTGTCTGTACGGACAGTGCG GTCTATGCTGAGGGACCAGCTAGACCAACTGGGGGAGCTGCTGCAATTGCCATGCTCATAGGGCCAAATGCACCTATTTCTTTCGAAAGTAAGCTCAGGGCAAGTCACATGGCTCATGCTTATGATTTTTACAAGCCCGATCTTGCCAGTGAATACCCG GTTGTTGATGGAAAACTTTCTCAGACTTGTTACCTCATGGCGCTCGATTCTTGTTACAAAAGCTTATGCGACAA GTATGAAAAGCTTGAGGGCAAACAATTTTCAGTTTCTGATGTTGACTACTTTGTATTCCATTCTCCATACAATAAG CTAGTACAGAAAAGCTTCGCTCGATTGCTATTCAATGATTTTTTAAGGAGTGCCAG CTCTATTAACGAGTCTGCGAAGGAAAAACTTGCACCTTTTGCATCGTTAACAAGCGATGAAAGCTATCAAAGCCGTGATCTTGAGAAG GCGTCCCAACAAGTTGCAAAAccattttatgattcaaaaGTGCAGCCATCTACCCTAGTACCAAACCAAGTCGGGAACATGTACACTGCATCGATTTATGCTGCATTTGCATCCCTCATTCACAATAAACATAGCACTCTG GCTGGACAAAGAGTGATGTTGTTTTCCTATGGGAGTGGTCTCTCATCATCCATGTTTTCTGTCCGTCTTAACGAGGTTCAACTCCCATTTAACTTGTCAAACATTGCATCCGTAATGAATATATCAGAGAAGTTGAAGTCAAGACAGGAG TTCCCTCCCGAAAAATTCGTCGAAACTATGAAGGTGATGGAGCATAGGTACGGGGGCAAGGACTTTGTAACGAGCAAGGATTGCAGTGTTCTTGCACCAGGCACATATTATCTCACTGAAGTGGATTCCAAGTACAGACGATTCTACTCCAAGAAAGCTAGTGAGAACGGCACCCTCGCCAATGGCCACTGA
- the LOC140979163 gene encoding cucumisin-like — protein sequence MKPVEWGFCSVTQVLISDYSASSAKESLIYSYGRSFNGFAAKLTKDEAESISKMKEVISVIPNRILKLHSTRSWDFMGFSQGKLGAAQEGEVIVGLLDTGAWPEHPSFNDTGYGSPPAKWKGTCQTKNFTCNNKLIGARYYNSDNSYYETDIPSPRDSEGHGTHTSSTVAGVYLPETSFFGLAEGVARGGVPYSRIAVYKVCWANGCGTADILKAFDDAIADGVDIIAVSLGGGPEDYFEDPIAIGAFHAMKNGILVSNSAGNDGPDPVSISNYAPWTLTVAASTIDRRFVSNLALGNGEILTGISINTYDLNGTTYPLIWGGDAVNYTAGSSPDSARYCFEDAMNADMLAGKLVFCEAHQDGSTILLANGVGTIMSDELIINPTYAFSYQLPATLISPQDGRKVLDYIRSTHHPVATILVGETWKDAMAPLVVSFSSRGPNPTSPYILKPDITAPGVDILAGMIIGCVEETRFSRPDASKRHNSSQGIHCNRRASARDVALISVTIEPSVLTFSEIGETQSFTVKVTGPTISQQPIMSGAITWSDGTHAVRTPLVVYNYIPGAPYSLYSDESSVLEKKPKLKRSPAYPRTGNFRNHMSHQ from the exons atgaaacctg ttgagtgggGCTTTTGCTCTGTTACTCAAGTTTTAATATCTGATTACAGTGCTTCATCGGCCAAAGAGTCGTTGATATATAGTTATGGCAGAAGTTTCAATGGATTTGCCGCAAAACTTACAAAAGACGAGGCAGAAAGCATATCAA AAATGAAAGAAGTAATTTCTGTAATTCCGAACCGAATATTAAAACTACACTCCACAAGGTCTTGGGATTTCATGGGATTCAGCCAGGGAAAACTTGGAGCTGCTCAAGAGGGAGAGGTCATTGTTGGACTACTCGACACAG GAGCCTGGCCGGAGCATCCTAGCTTCAATGACACAGGATATGGCTCTCCACCAGCTAAATGGAAGGGTACATGCCAGACCAAAAATTTCACCTGCAACAA CAAGCTGATTGGGGCACGATACTACAACAGTGACAACTCATACTATGAAACAGATATCCCATCTCCAAGAGATTCTGAAGGGCATGGTACTCATACATCATCAACAGTTGCTGGTGTGTACTTACCAGAAACGAGCTTTTTCGGCTTAGCGGAGGGTGTAGCACGCGGAGGAGTGCCTTATTCAAGAATTGCGGTGTACAAAGTTTGCTGGGCGAATGGATGCGGAACAGCAGACATACTCAAAGCATTTGATGATGCCATTGCAGATGGAGTAGATATCATAGCGGTTTCTTTGGGAGGGGGCCCCGAAGATTACTTTGAGGACCCTATCGCCATCGGAGCTTTCCACGCCATGAAGAATGGGATTTTGGTCTCTAATTCAGCCGGAAATGATGGCCCTGACCCTGTTAGTATTTCAAACTATGCTCCTTGGACACTGACAGTTGCTGCTAGCACAATTGATAGAAGATTTGTCTCTAACTTAGCACTTGGAAATGGTGAAATCTTGACG GGGATCTCTATTAACACCtacgatttgaatggaacaACCTATCCTTTAATCTGGGGAGGAGATGCGGTGAACTATACTGCTGGTTCTAGTCCCGATTCTGCAAGATATTGCTTCGAAGATGCCATGAATGCTGACATGTTGGCTGGGAAATTAGTATTCTGTGAAGCTCATCAAGACGGTTCCACAATTCTTTTAGCCAATGGAGTTGGAACCATTATGTCCGATGAATTGATCATTAATCCAACTTATGCATTCAGTTATCAGTTACCAGCTACATTGATCAGTCCCCAAGATGGCAGAAAGGTTCTCGATTACATAAGATCAACCCA TCATCCTGTGGCGACCATTTTGGTTGGTGAGACTTGGAAAGATGCTATGGCTCCATTGGTAGTTTCATTTTCTTCAAGAGGGCCGAATCCTACTTCCCCATATATTCTCAAG CCTGATATTACTGCCCCCGGTGTGGATATTCTTGCTGGT ATGATCATCGGATGTGTGGAGGAGACACGTTTCTCCAGACCGGATGCTTCGAAGAGACACAATTCTAGTCAAGGGATACATTG CAATAGGCGCGCATCCGCGCGGGATGTGGCGCTTATTAGTGTCACCATCGAACCATCGGTTTTGACATTCTCAGAAATTGGGGAGACACAGTCGTTCACTGTTAAGGTCACTGGACCTACCATTTCACAGCAGCCGATTATGTCAGGAGCAATTACTTGGAGTGATGGAACTCATGCCGTAAGAACACCTCTTGTAGTTTATAATTATATTCCGGGTGCCCCTTATAGCCTCTACTCGGATGAGTCTTCAGTGCTTGAAAAGAAACCAAAGTTGAAGCGTTCACCAGCATATCCAAGAACTGGGAACTTCCGGAACCATATGTCGCATCAGTAA
- the LOC140977994 gene encoding bifunctional dTDP-4-dehydrorhamnose 3,5-epimerase/dTDP-4-dehydrorhamnose reductase, with translation MGATANGSSAQPLNFLIYGRSGWIGGLLGKLCEAQSIQYTYGSGRLENRASLQSDIASVRPTHVFNAAGVTGRPNVDWCESHKVETIRTNVAGTLTLADVCRENNLVLINYATGCIFEYDEAHPLGSGIGFKEEDKPNFIGSFYSKTKAMVEDLLKNYDNVCTLRVRMPISSDLSNPRNFITKITRYEKVVNIPNSMTILDELLPISIEMAKRNLTGIWNFTNPGVVSHNEILEMYRDYIDPDFSWKNFTLEEQAKVIVAPRSNNELDASKLKQEFPELMSIKESLIQHVFSPNRKTPVA, from the exons ATGGGCGCCACTGCAAATGGCTCATCAGCTCAGCCTCTCAACTTCCTGATCTACGGGCGCTCCGGTTGGATCGGTGGCCTGCTTGGGAAGCTATGTGAAGCTCAGAGCATACAGTACACCTACGGGTCGGGCAGGCTGGAGAACAGGGCCTCACTCCAGTCCGACATCGCCTCCGTCCGACCCACACACGTGTTTAACGCCGCTGGTGTCACTGGCAGGCCCAACGTCGACTGGTGCGAGTCCCATAAGGTGGAGACTATCCGTACGAACGTTGCCGGGACGCTGACGCTGGCTGATGTATGCAGAGAGAACAATCTGGTGCTCATTAATTATGCCACCGGTTGCATTTTCGAGTATGATGAGGCGCACCCGCTCGGGTCCGGTATCGGGTTCAAGGAGGAGGACAAGCCCAACTTTATCGGATCCTTCTACTCCAAGACCAAAGCAATG GTTGAGGATTTGCTAAAGAACTACGACAATGTTTGTACACTACGAGTTAGGATGCCCATATCATCTGATCTCTCTAACCCACGTAATTTTATAACGAAGATCACTCGGTATGAGAAGGTTGTGAACATCCCAAACTCCATGACAATCTTGGACGAACTgcttcccatttccattgagatGGCAAAGAGAAATCTCACTGGGATCTGGAACTTCACTAATCCTGGAGTGGTCAGCCATAACGAGATCCTAGAAATGTATCGGGATTATATCGATCCTGACTTCTCTTGGAAGAACTTCACCCTTGAGGAGCAGGCTAAGGTGATTGTCGCCCCAAGGAGTAACAACGAGCTTGATGCCTCCAAGCTGAAACAAGAATTTCCTGAACTCATGTCTATCAAGGAATCCCTCATTCAGCATGTGTTCTCCCCAAATCGAAAGACCCCTGTAGCCTGA
- the LOC140977997 gene encoding homeobox protein HD1-like, whose translation MQEQMMGSGGTGGFSDGPMAVSVEHHHQLKAEIAANPWYEQLLAAHVSCLRVATPVDQLPLLDAQLSQSHHILQAYAHNNNHSLSPHERQELDNFLAQYLLVLCSFREQLQLHVRVHAVEAVMACREIEQNLQSITGATLGEGTGATMSDDEDELQMDFSLDQSMADGHDLMGFGPLLPTESERSLMERVRQELKIELKQGFKSKIEDVREEILRKRRAGKLPGDTTTTLKNWWQQHAKWPYPTEDDKAKLVEQTGLQLKQINNWFINQRKRNWHSGSQSATSLKSKRKR comes from the exons ATGCAAGAACAAATGATGGGTTCTggaggtactggtggatttagTGATGGGCCCATGGCGGTTTCTGTCGAGCACCACCACCAACTCAAGGCGGAGATCGCCGCCAACCCGTGGTACGAGCAGCTTCTGGCTGCACATGTGTCATGCCTTCGTGTGGCCACGCCTGTTGATCAACTGCCGTTACTTGATGCTCAGCTCTCTCAGTCTCACCACATCTTGCAGGCTTATGCCCACAATAACAATCATTCACTCTCTCCACACGAAAGGCAAGAGCTTGACAATTTCTTG GCACAGTATTTGTTGGTATTGTGTTCTTTCAGAGAGCAGCTGCAGCTACATGTCAGAGTCCATGCTGTTGAAGCTGTCATGGCCTGCCGTGAAATCGAGCAAAATTTACAATCTATCACTG GTGCAACTCTGGGAGAAGGAACTGGTGCGACTATGTCAGATGATGAAGATGAGCTACAGATGGATTTCTCTTTAGATCAATCAATGGCTGATGGTCATGACTTGATGGGATTTGGTCCATTGCTTCCAACAGAATCAGAGAGGTCTTTAATGGAGAGAGTGAGGCAAGAACTGAAAATCGAGCTGAAACAG GGATTTAAGTCGAAAATTGAAGATGTGAGAGAGGAAATATTAAGAAAAAGAAGGGCCGGAAAATTACCTGGTGACACCACTACTACTCTGAAGAACTGGTGGCAGCAGCACGCGAAATGGCCTTATCCAACT GAAGATGACAAGGCAAAGCTTGTGGAGCAGACAGGGTTGCAGCTGAAGCAAATAAACAACTGGTTCATCAACCAACGAAAGCGAAACTGGCACAGCGGCTCACAGTCAGCTACATCTCTCAAGTCCAAACGCAAGAGATGA